A single region of the Triticum dicoccoides isolate Atlit2015 ecotype Zavitan chromosome 2B, WEW_v2.0, whole genome shotgun sequence genome encodes:
- the LOC119367891 gene encoding uncharacterized protein LOC119367891, whose amino-acid sequence MDPNGSYPNKVRSSKSDAYISPLHEALRGTRAMPVLNDILALESLPSDSPSMENSSLASDAPPEPTMMPFNASYMMPHQENVGLAPLPPQLSDTIINPLSMVNTIVSQPNNEEIHQDEHEMFRYEDFLSNPLWNYADSYHHTNTTSMESPSFTSLLPTYPNSIVNTHLNTTGALEDGSISNMPTMHVSENIQNGRLLYDASYGVPTPISPSITTSYVPREDNTPLVGPNGIFGGAILHDSTSLGNYTCKICGRKFVTSQAYGGHMSSHAKERKKHLQI is encoded by the exons ATGGATCCTAATGGCTCCTACCCTAACAAAGTTAGATCTAGCAAAAGTGATGCCTACATTTCTCCCTTGCATGAAGCATTGAGAGGAACAAGAGCCATGCCAGTGTTAAATGATATTTTGGCCCTTGAGTCACTACCATCAGATTCACCTTCCATGGAAAACTCCTCACTTGCATCCGATGCACCACCTGAACCTACCATGATGCCATTCAATGCTAGTTACATGATGCCACACCAAGAGAATGTAGGCCTAGCACCACTACCACCACAATTGTCTGATACAATTATTAATCCTTTATCCATGGTTAATACAATAGTGTCCCAGCCCAACAATGAGGAAATCCATCAAGATGAACATGAAATGTTCAGGTATGAAGACTTCCTTTCAAACCCTTTGTGGAATTACGCCGACTCCTATCATCATACCAATACCACATCCATGGAGTCTCCATCTTTCACATCCTTACTCCCAACATACCCAAATTCTATTGTTAATACCCACCTTAATACTACTGGAGCATTGGAGGATGGTTCAATATCTAACATGCCTACCATGCATGTCTCCGAG AATATACAAAATGGAAGGCTACTATATGACGCTTCTTATGGTGTACCTACCCCTATTTCTCCATCCATAACAACCTCCTATGTACCAAGAGAAGATAACACCCCTCTAGTTGGTCCAAATGGCATTTTTGGTGGTGCTATTTTGCATGATTCTACATCCTTGGGTAATTACACATGCAAGATTTGTGGTCGCAAATTCGTCACATCTCAAGCCTACGGTGGTCACATGAGTTCCCATGCCAAAGAAAGGAAGAAACACCTACAAATTTGA